In the genome of Daucus carota subsp. sativus chromosome 9, DH1 v3.0, whole genome shotgun sequence, the window CTTTTTTAGGTATCCCCTAACTATTGTATGATAACTGCTTTCACTTCTACACAAGATCTTACAATTAAGATGGTTTTTatagtatataactatatatacatacagatgTAAAGAAGTATAATAAAGTATGAAAGAGATGATGATGAGTGCATACAGTTCTTAATCTTCCATAACTCTTCTTGTAAGGTTGTTTGACGAGAGACAGAAACTGGAAAGGCAGACAAGTGAAGATCTTAATCTTACTCAGGATCTTCGGTTGGGACTTGAGAACTTGGACTCTGCTCTTCAGGTTGCTTGGGCAGTCTTaaagaaaaaaggaaaagaTTTAGTACTTAGATATTTTGTTGGTTGTTTTGTGACTGTTTGGTGGTATTATGTTGAGAGATTGTGACTATTGATTTGGTGAAAGTTATGACAGGGTTGCTTTGTAGTTAAATGGCTTGTTTAGGAAGGGATTTATGAATGTACAAGACAAATATTGCAAAAATTTATAAAGAGTGTTGCATTTTACTTTTGTCAGTGTTgtaatttctatttatttagtggttcatatttaatttatcagtgttgcaaatataaacaatttagtgttgcatattaaaatatatggtGTTGCAAAAGCTATGTGGAACCCACTAAATGTTTGGATCCTGTGGGACCCACCCATGACATGGCAAGTAACTCATCAATGATGTGGCAGGTGGACCCAGCTTACGTGTCAGGTGACGTGTGAGAGGGACCcagctgacgtggcagatgaggTGGGACCCACCTCTGCTGTGTGTCCACTTTTAGGGGCAACACCAGTAGATGTTGCCTTTATGAAATAGTGGTGTTGCATTATAGGTATAATGCAATGCATTTTCGGTGTTGCATTAGATAGCCATAAGCGTTGCCTTATAGGTCAAAGGCAAGGCTCGCATATGCAACGCCCAGAAAGTGTTGCATATCTCGATTTTAGGCCTAAGGCAACACCATTTGGGGTATAAGGCAACACTATTGGGCGTTgcatatgagcacttatggcgtagtgaaaaaaaaaaaattttatgtgaTGCCCCATTCATATCAAAGAAGaaattgatactccctccgtcccaccgagttgtttacattgggtttgggcacggaggttaagaaatatgtataaattagtggaaaaaaggaagaaaagttgatgaaacggtgggacccattgatttttaatatattaaagagagatagtggagtaaaagtagtgtgaaaggggagaaaaagtgataaagtggtgggacccattaactattttgggaaagttttgtaatgtaaagaattgggtgggacgtccaaaaaaggaaaccgtaaagaacctggtgggacagagggagtatctcgTTTCCATTTTAGTGGCCCCACTAATTTTGTACCATTTATTAATGTACATTTTATCAACCCCAAGTCTGCACCACCTGCTCTTTATCTCTCTACCTCCATTTTTTCTTGCCCCACCAGAAATTTCTGCACATCGAAACCAACTTTAGAAGAAATTATCTGCCAGCTTACATCTTTCTTTCCAGTCCTTATTTTTTCCAATCTCAATCTTAAATTACCTGGAAAACTTCTTTCTTAGATCTTACAATATATATGTTGGAAGTACAAGATGTTTTTCATGCTCAGCTACTATCTTAAAATTCAATATAGCTTTATATTCTTTATACTAATAAtctctctaaattaataatttttccgATCTCGACTTGAGTCGGTTCGAAAAATTGCTAGTTTCgataagataataataaaaaaaatactaatttaagaaaaatcatgtaaattaataattctttataattatgaaaatatatccATTACAACTGTTCAAAACATAACTAGTTTGTTATCcattatttcttaaaaattaaatcaatttgaaacTTAAAAATTCAATTCCATCAAAAAATCATGTGTTCAATAAATTGAATTCATGAGCACAAATTGAACGGTTACATGTAATTCATGTTCTATCGTAACATCGTCGCACCATTATGTTTAAGAGTCAAATCAACACATAAATACactaaattatttgaatttgtaattaatacatattaataCATTATCATAGGTCTGATAATGCATTTGCCTTGCTGGATTCTACACAGAAAACCTGAGCATAGGAATGATATATTTGATCCTTCCGGACGCTATTGCTTCGGTTTAATACATAATGAGAATCTGATTTTGGTTGGTTAATCCGATCAGTTCATCGATGGTCGGCGGCTTCTAAGGTCAtattcacttggatggaatgaaatcatgagaaaatgaaatgaaatttgtactaTAAATTGGGTGTGATTTGAAAaattgtctataattttcatttattcaaTAATTCCATTccacctgacaaaaaaaatcatttcattCCAACTATTTGAACTACAAATCTAACCCACATATTTTGGAAGGGATGTTTATTCCATTTGTTCATTATATTTCCCTGTCATCTTCTTCATGTAAAATTTCAACTAactcatatttaatcattattatctCATACTTGCTTCTTTTTCCATAAAGCTTCTCTACAtatattcatttcattctcccttcattccatttcaaccaAGTGAACACAAATTAAGAGAATTCAAAGTGATGCTGTAAATAACAGTGACTTCTTGCATTAACACTATTATATACACAATTGGGGCAAAATTTTATAACCACTGATTTATGGGAGTACGCCCCAATTGTGTATGAACTATTTTAGTTAGAATATTCGAGAACATCACTGGAAAACAAGAATTGTTGAGCTGCAATTTCACAAGGCTTGTAGTACTCGGAACTGGCACAGAATTACAAGATTGTATAGCCAATAATTACATAATACGTTATTTGTTACATTTTACTTTCTTGCAGTTCTGAGAAATGTAACTACGACCTTGTTGCGAGAGAACTTACTTCACTTCGTCTTTTAAGGTCACTATGGATCTGAGAACACCTGGGCTGATCTTGTCAGCAAGGGCACCTTTCTCACTTATATAAAACATCTTCTCCTTCACAAAACTTTGTAGCTTATTTGCATCATAGTCAAGTCTGCCTTGATCTATATAATTACATGATTTCAGATATCAGTAACCATATTTTAAGTAGTAAAACAATATTTGTAATTGAAGACATTCTAAATGGTCTAATAATTAAAGTCATCACTTGTTGAGTTCAAATGCATCAAGTGAATCACTGCTTGCAAAAGTGACTCAACTTGggcattaatttaaaaatatgtaccAAGGAGACCAACGTCAATGACCGAGTTAGATAcaaattttctctttttttttaatgactaagtcgatacaaaattttaaaatagtgaGTATAAAGTCACTTTTGCATGATACATATGGACCCAACGAATGATGACCCAACATCAATCTTGAATAATGAGAATATTTACCACTTACGGATGTAAACAATAATCTTTGGTAAATAATGATAGATATAAAACAGTGTTTCAAGTGCTCTTCACGCATATATCAAGTGCCAAAGAGAGTTGAAGCACATTAAAGCTGTGATATCCATAACAAAACAGACATTAGGCTTCCCTGGGAATCGTCAAGAAAACCATAGACTGGAAATGAGGTAATCCGTCCTGCTGTAATTTCACTCAATAGTCATTCTTTACTGGGCCACTCTTCATTATTAGTTTGATCAGCTAACAGAAGCTTTTTATATCCCCTCTTTCCGTATATTTTCTAGGATGTGAAGTCAAGTTTTCATCAAACAAGATTTTACAAGTTGATGAAATTAGTTTAAGTTTTTCACAGATTACATTTCTTCTTTAGGAGATCATCTTGAAGTCAAAAGTGTGTTGCCATCTCATGCATACAAAAGAGCAGACAAAAGCCAAGTAATAAAATTGTGGCAACATTTAATCTCCAAGGGAATTGGGTGGTTTTTTCTCTGTTGTTATTTAACTGAGTAatgccttttttttttgtcagggtctacatacacgtagatgaattgtatcgaataCAATAGCTGCCACAAgggaaaatcataaatattttactataaTTATTGTATTTTTCTTCACCCTGTAGACATTAGTTGTGGTTAAGACTTGGTGCTTAATTTGTATGACAGTATAAAATACAAATCTTCTGAAAAAACCTAGTACGGAAAGATACCAAGGAACTTCCAATGTTACAATATCCAGCAGGATAACGAAAGAGAGTAGACCTGTGTTACTCGGACTTGGCTAGAAGTGTCCGACATGGATACATGTCCATGTGTCGGACtcggtaatattttgaaaaatgtccatgtttttggcctaaaaaTAAGTGTCCGAGTCCAAGTGTCCATGTCCGGatgtcgagtgtccgacacgggtacttcAAGGCAAGATGaagagtccgagtaacataggAGTAGACATATGTGTAGCAATGTGTTGCACAACCTAAAAAACCAATGATGTAAAGTTTATGGGAATTGATAAGTTAACTTTATACTTGCATGGTGATTTATATCTGCTATTTCTAAACTTAAAAACCAGGTTACAATATTCCTATATagcattttcaaaatataattaacttcATACATGTACCTTTTTCTCTGGCACTTAAAAATGCACGAGTATCATGGCAAATTCCAAATAGAGAATCTATAATCAACACACAGATGCATAAAACATATGATGTGTGATTTCTCTGACCATGTATATAGCACGGGATAAAGCAATACCTTTCTCTAAGATGGTGTGAGCAGCATGAAATGGGATCCTGGAAAATATATCAGTTCCGGGAaacatcatccatgtcttttcTGTGGAGTCATGATTGCCACAGGTAGCACATACCTCCTTCACTAAAGGCTTCGATCCCATTCCCTCAATctccttcattattgactcaaaaGGTGAAGGCACACTTGTCTTTGTTGTTCGAGCCCTTTTTCTGAGAGCTGTCAATGCTTCCCTATTCCCATTTCTCACTCTATCATTTTCTACCATCTACACAAATTTACCAAATATTAAGTTAACAAAAATTATTACAGAAGTAGATAGTGTGATATTTAAATTGACAACTGAATGACCTGCTGCCGCGCTAATAGGAAATTTTCAGCTTCAATCTCAATCTCAATTAAGTTTTCCTGGATTTTCTTCATTGTGTCGTCCATATTAGTGCTTTACAAGATATTAGACGCCTGAAAGTTCATAAAAAAGGATTAATGATGACACATTGCACGACGTGACCAACCCGCGATGCTATGCAAATTGTTATGAACTTTCCACAACAACGTATATAGAAAATAACTCCACTGCAGCCTTTTTAAAGTTCATGGTAGAATAGAAACAAGTAGACTTTCTAACATGCTCAATTCCAATATGTAGAGTTGCAGTATCTACTCCTATGAGAATTACTCTTGCATGCACAGTTGCTCCTTTCAACAAGCTTCTCTTATTGTTTTCTGCTTACTCCGTCTTCTAGTAGTTGCTTCCTGATGTAAGTCTCATTTTATCCTCTCCAAGTTATGACTATTAAAGGTTCTAAACCATAATACTATCTTTAGTGCTAGCCATGGAAAACTCACAAACATGCTTAGATGAAAAGGCTAGCCAGCAGAACCTTTACTCACCTATTGCGTAGCCCAGCATTGCACGAGCATCCTAAGATCCACATATATACAagatgtttgaatttgaaaattcaCCGCAGCTTTAGCTAATTGGAATGTGGTGCTAGGCCGAATTCAAGAACTTTTAGTTTGCCCTACCTTCAGCTAGTGGCTAAAGGGCTCCAAAAGTTATCCATGTTGCTTAGATTAAAGAGTACACAGGTCTTCTACTGTCATCTACCAACCGAACAAGAAATATATAGTTAAATACTGTCCATATTATGGTCTGAAATTAAGTTACTTAGTGCTATGTTTTGAAATCTCAAAAATGATATGCAAATCCAGGGATGAATTACTTGCTGCTATCCTTGTTCAGAAATTAATATTAAGGTCCCTTAAAGAGCACCTTCAACGTTCAATTTATAATCATATTGATACTAACTTAGACACATTTCCTTGAATCTTTATACTTAAAAACAagtaaaaaaatgtttttttatatgattttagaaTTCAGAGTGTTTCAGTTCGTTCTGTCCCTGCCTATCGAagcaattaaaaatgaaatgaatGTTATCCATACAGTTAATTCTCTGTTGTACCATTCTTTAACACAAATAGTATGTGTCCAATATTATTATCACAAATGGGAGTCAATAAACGCTAGTGATTTACAAAATATACGTATGCATTTTCCATACCATCTCCTGGGAGCTCacaatcaatttttaaaatcttagtgGAATTTTGTATTAGTGAACGATCTTTTGGTGCGCAGTTTGAGAGAAGTTTAATTCTCAGAGGTATTCAGTGATGATAATATAGTGTCTTTATAGTATGAAACATGATTTATTTGGTACTTCCCTATTATAACTTCATCTGCAGATACTTTGACTGGTGAAATAACATGAGCCAAAGTTAGAACTTAGAAGTTATGCACTGGAAAAGGAATATTAGACTCTGCCAGTGTTAATACGATATTTAGTGTACTATTAGTTGATTGAGAAGTTTATGCAGTTTTAGATTGAGGATATTACGGACATTAATTCTAACTTTATTGTACTTCTTTGACAGATATAGAAAAAAAAGTGGGTTTTCTTCCTATAGTATTTACAAAAAAGTACAGAAATGAACATATTGAGCATCTAACTATTTAGAGTTATAAAAATTGAGCTCTGTTCCGGTTGATTTACTAAATACTAATATAATCACCACTGTTCTGAGAATTTCTGCTTTTACATTGtatgataaatttaaataactttAAGAAAAATGATTTGATTCAGCTGTATTCAAAATTCAAGTTACAGTCAAAACCTTATAAAAAGGAATAATAGAGAAATAAAGATCTTGTCAAGTGGGAGTTTTGGGTGGCAATTAACGATGAAGAGGTCTGAGTAAACCACCCACAGGACCAAGTAGTATAATGCACTGTCAAGGAGGATGCAGGAGCAGTATTATTGCAAAGTTAAGTGGGGTCAAAACTTAACAAGAATTTGAAAGAGATTCAACTATcaaaaaaagaatttgaaagaATTCTTAAGCCTGCAGTAATGCAGCCACACTATTCTTGCTAAAGGTGTACCATGTGATGCTTATTAGTTCACGCCTTACATACATGGCAAAACCAAAGATCGGTAATTTATGAGCAATTAGAAGTTAACTGCAGAGTGGTACAAGTACATGAACTGTTCGGGCAATTAAAAACTATCCATGGTGGACACATGCAGCCGAACCTTGGTCACATAGCCTTTATATATGTAACAAATTGTCTTGAAACATAACAAAAGgataaaactatattaataCCGTAAAATACACTATTTGCTACTGCAAACACTAAAACCAACCGTAACAACTCTTTCTCATGTCCCCACGATTCCAATAGCCATTGCAACTTGTGCTTTAGAGTACCATTGCGGATTACACTTTATTCTTAATTCCTAATCATAATGTATGCCTAGTGCTTAAAAAGCACTATAGCATGTTACACTGTTTACTATTCCTAGTCATTATATATGCCTCAAGTCATTATAAAATAACTCTCATATCCCATGAATCAATTTGCAACTTCACAAGCAGTAACCTCCTTAATTTACACATCAAAAGAAGATTACTTCACTGATCACATGTGGACCAATTTTGTCTCAACTAATTCTACATTGTAATCTACAAACAGACTTTGCCAGAATCAAATCAACTAACAGATATAACAGCTAACATGAAACAAAGACCCCATACAGAACACCTAACAAGAAACATGCTAGTGCACACTCTTCTTTCAGCTATCTAATCAAACACTTAATGTGCAACCAGCAATAAGAATCCAAACTtcaacaaacaaatcaaaaaattaaccTTTTTAACACTTTTACTCACATGGGTCATCAAATTTCAGTATGTAAATTAGAGTTTTCAAGAAAATCAGAAGGGCCAATTCATAAACCTCGAAAATCTACAAAATTgcatgaatttaaaaataataataaaactgaGAAGTGATTtaaaataagaataagaattCAGAATTCAAAATTGAATATTAAAGGGGTAACGGAAACAAACAGAATATAGAACATGGTGTATTCGTAAGTACCTTGTTCCTGTCCGTcttagcttttttttttttttgctaaagtgTCCGTCTTAGCTTGTGTTTAGCTTTTCTCCGTTTTTGTCTGCAGTCTGTTTTTGTATGCTTGGCTTTTTGGAGATTCAAATAAGAAGAGCATATAAATACTTTTTGTCTGCTTGGCTTTTGGGAGATTCAAATACGAAGAGCATATAAATACTAGAGTAATGTTATGTTCACATAAAGGTGTACAGAAAGATGTGGATTCCACTATCTTCTATACACTTGCGTTCTTTTGTTTATCTTCAGTACACTTACTTGCATTCTTTAATTTAGTTTAGAGTAAATTGCACTTTGTTGGCTTGTGGAATTTTTAATTTGCACGTTAGTGGCCTTCTTTTAAAATCTGACATTTGCTTGGCTGAAGAAATGTTTTTTAAGCAATGAAGGGGCTCGTATCCGAACCGTTAAAAATTAAAGACGCCGTTAGAAGTAGTATAGTCACATTTCTTTATATCATTTCCCTCCAAAACGAAAAGCGATCAACCCCTCTTGAAAACCTAGCATCTCCCCATATCAAGAGCAAGAAAAATTGTGAAGATGAGTTGGTTTAAGCGGCTAAAGGAAGATCATAACATATATAGCCCACGAGGAGCACCCGACTACAGCGGTATGCATTCTTGTTTCCAGACTTGATTTTATATTGTTTGTGGTGGATTATATTGTCTCATTATTATATAGACTCGATTGTCCATTGTTTGTTCTGTCTTGGATATGCTTTCTGTGTTATAAATCTACTTAAAAATTAAGGCTTTTACTGATTTCAAGATGTGGAGACGTAGTTGCCTAAAAAATTAGGGCTTTTATTGATTTTAAGATGTGTAGTATGTAGTTGCTTAAAAAATTaatgcttctacttatttcaaCATGTGTAGTATGTAGTTGCTGATTTTCCCCAAATGAGTGCAGCACTAGGTCCATTTAAATAGTATAATATGTTTCCATTTGTGCAGAAAATGAAGATTTAACAATTAAAGTACACTATGGTGGTCACTTCATTGATAATCCCAAGTCTTACATAGATGGTGATGTTGACTACTTTAACATCTGTAATTTTGATCAAATTAGTTTAATTGAGGTCACAACAATGTTGAAAGAAGTTGGAATGCTTTGGGGTCATCCATAGTTTTGGTATAGGTTACCAAAAACAAACATGGAAAGGGGTTTATGTGAGCTGGCACAGATGAAGAACTAATTCTCATGTGGACACTAATGCCTGCTGAAAAATATGTGGATGTCTATGTTGTAAACAATCTACATCTTGCAGAAGCCCCCCTAGAGAACCAACCCCCCCAAGACAGCCAACTCCCCCTAGGCAGCCATCATAAGATGAGTATGAGTTTGACAATACTCAGTTTTCCTTTAGCACCCAATGTGAAGAAGAAACAGAAAGGGATGTTAGAGAGTTAGAGGGTTTGTATTAGTCCTTTTATGATGAAGATGACGAAgactattaaaaaaaagaagatttgAATAGCACTGATGACACATTTGAATGTGACGGCTCTAACAAAGATAATTCAGATGATGACCTCCTTTTTTAGAGGAATGTGGATCAaactgttgatgatgatgacaagAGTTCTGTTCCTAGTGATTCCTCTATCTAtgctgattctgatgaagaaag includes:
- the LOC108200770 gene encoding uncharacterized protein LOC108200770 isoform X1, whose product is MDDTMKKIQENLIEIEIEAENFLLARQQMVENDRVRNGNREALTALRKRARTTKTSVPSPFESIMKEIEGMGSKPLVKEVCATCGNHDSTEKTWMMFPGTDIFSRIPFHAAHTILEKGCATHCYTYVYSYVTRTLHLALKYPCRTLDIRTWTLGLGHLFLGQKHGHFSKYYRVRHMDMYPCRTLLAKSE
- the LOC108200770 gene encoding uncharacterized protein LOC108200770 isoform X2 yields the protein MDDTMKKIQENLIEIEIEAENFLLARQQMVENDRVRNGNREALTALRKRARTTKTSVPSPFESIMKEIEGMGSKPLVKEVCATCGNHDSTEKTWMMFPGTDIFSRIPFHAAHTILEKDQGRLDYDANKLQSFVKEKMFYISEKGALADKISPGVLRSIVTLKDEVK